A region of the Carettochelys insculpta isolate YL-2023 chromosome 11, ASM3395843v1, whole genome shotgun sequence genome:
GTTTTAGatattttctgtacaaggtccatgTTTCACAGCCATTCAGGacactggtcaggactacagccttgttcattttcagtttagtggactgtcggatattgtgctgattcaacactcacactcatgctctcagacgtcctagtgcctggctggcctggcagattctggcattgatttctttgtcaagggagccatcgttggctgtcacactgccaaggtacttgaactcctctactatttttaactctgttccttcaatacagattgaagtggggagagcagcagatcctggagtaggttgaaacagcacctcggtctttcctaggcagatggtcaaaccaaaggggcgagtggcatcagcaaacttgatgatgatgagctggagatcagatacCCTGTGTGCCATAGTGcgcagtcgtcagcaaaaagggcttcaagaatgagcctctcaagtgtcttggttttagcattcagatgacaaaggttgaaaagtgacccatcaagtctgtattttatgtagactccatggtccaggtccctaactatgtggctgaggacgcatgtgaaagaggttgaataacacaggggccagcacgcacccttgcttcacgccattggatatctcaaatggatctgaggactcgccatttgaaagaacaaagccagtcatgtcatcgtggaacaggcatatgaggttaaagaatcttctcgggcagccaacttttgacaggataatccacagggcttctctgttgacggtgtcaaacgccttgctcaggtctataaagacaacgtatagatccaagttctgctctatgcgcttttcctggacctgactaACAGCAAAGATCGtgtcagtggtgctgcagcctgggcgaaaaccacactgtgcctctataggttctcctctgagatgctggtgatccgaaggttgaggatgacttgagccaagatcttcccagcagtacagagaagggagatgccccggtaatttccacagtcagctttgttgcacttgttcttgaagagcgagatgattgtggcatccttaaagtctttgggcatgtcttcttcttcccagatgctgttCAAGATgatgtgaaaggcttcaagtgacactggtcctgccgctttgaaaatttcactaCACAACAGTTGAAATTGCACTGGAAATTCGGAGATGCAGAATGTAATTACTCAATAGTTGGTTAGCAATTTACTGCAGAAGTTTACCATTGGCGCTCTAAAGACAAGTAGTGAGGACGGCTCTCTTGCTCCTCATCTGAAAGACTGCTACTCCAGGTGTCCCTACCACAACCCTAACCACCTTTACTTTTGGGACCTGATTACCACCTGAGGCGCTTCAGCTTCAGGCCTCTTTCTTTAAAAGAGGTGGAGGCTGGCAGTTCAGTAAAATATGGAAAGGAAAGCTTGTCTTCATCGACAGTGCTACAACAGCTCACCTGCACCACTTTAGTGAAGATGCTCCTACGCCAACAAGAGAGCTTCCGTCAGCATAGGTAGTCCACTGTCCGGAAAGGTGGGACCTGTTTCCACAGAAGACATACTGCTTTCTgcttgggagctgggggtgggtggatgggtaaAGGTCATTATAACTAACATGACTATGGGTTCAGGAtttccacagccctgagcaatatAGTTATACTAATATAGAGCAGTATGGTAGACCTGGCCAGAAGCATTTTTCTcagatttaaaatgtttgttctcCTAAAGGTGGAGATTAGAGTTTTCTTTACTAATGAATTACCTGCCTCTTAACCCCCTGTTGATCACAAGTCTCTTCTTTCCTCAGAGCATATGGGAGAGTAGACTGTCTGTTTTATTCCTTGTGAATTTGTCATCTGTTGGGTACTAGGAATTTCAGTACCACTGCTGTTTCTCTCTGCAACCCCAGTGTCCATTATCTGAAATGAACTTTAATGAACGTTTAGAGAAGGGAAGTATCAGTGGGAAATTACACTCATGACTTCTGTTGTGatcctctgctgctgtgtggtTTTTTGGGTTATTTTCAGTGGCAGAGGAGTGATACAGTACAAACACTTTTTGAGTGTTTAGTTGTTATGGATGTTTATCATGTGAGATATCTTGATCACAGTGAGATATGCCTAGTCCAGTCTGTTCAGACATCAGCTATGCACcttcccagggctgctcccagCAGAGTCATCCTTCCACTTGCAACAGCCAGATCTCTCTTACCTTGCCCTAGTTTTTTTTATTCTAAGAAACAGGACAGTCttcaatcacattttcaaaacttCAAGCAGAGAAGAGGGAACAAGATGCAATAAATGTCTCCTAACACCATGTGTGCCCAGAGCTCTGCTGTTACTGGCTTAAAGCCAGCTGCCCTACTTGGAAACAAAGAGTCTCTGGTTTTCCAGTGAGTAGGCGGGTACCTTTGTGTAGCGTGTGAAATGCTACCACCAAGGTTTTTTaagaagacccacttcattgtaAATAAAAATCTGTGTGCATATATTCCATAGAAAGACTTCAAGTGTGGGGGAGAGAATTGATTGTTATTAGATTCTGTACAATGGAGTAGCTATGTAGAAAAACTGTTGCAGGAACAAATCCTAGAAGTTTAAATGTCAGGAATTAGCACTTCATTAAATGCTTTAGCTAAGGCATCCAGGAAACAATCTGCACATGCCAGGAGGTAGAGAGAGACTTGGGATCACCATGTGGCCCTGCCCCCTTTAATagtggggcagggaagcagaggacaAAATAGTTTTCAATACATTTCTTGTCTTCATGTGCTGGTAGGAGATCATACTAGCCTGTTTGGGCTAACTAATTAGGACATTGGGGAAACCAATTTGAAATATGAGCAACTGAATGTTAATTCACTTTGAGGTGTTTACACTGAATATATTATATTCCATCTTGGAGCATGCCCATTGCATCCAACCAGGTAAAATTTTTCAATAATCCAAAATCATTAGTTTTAGACACCAGAACTCCACAGTACTCTGCATAGGCATGCCAAAGGAGGCAGTTGCGCTGGGGACTTGCAtttcacaggggcctggagctgtagTTGGAGCCCTGAGCCCATCTGAAATGCTGAGCAGTGTGGCTCTGCTGGCCTATGAGGTTCTGAAGGTGAGAGGGAGCCCAGCACCTGAGTGATGCTACAGGCTTACTGTCCTAGGCCCCATCCCTCCCGCCTTGCCTGGGGCTGCACTGGCAGTCAGCCCCACTAGCTCTCCAGGATGCCTGTTTTGCTAAGTGTTGTGGGTCTCTTGTGCCTTGTTTATAAGGGCAAATTGGATCAGACTAGCTATCGTGCAATTAAAAGTTAATTTCAAATAATAGCGTCAACACGggcagctattctggaatatagTCTTCTGCTGTAGCCATTCCAGTCAgtttccccatgtagacaaggctTTAAAACCCTAAGGAATCTTGGTCAGGttggggaaaagaaaacaatCCAACATTTCACTATGAAGTTCAACCACTTACATTCTCTAGCTGACCAAAAACCAACTTGGAGTGTCAGAGGAAGAAGTTGGGGCATTAGAATGATTTAGATATTCTTTTAATAGAACCAACTTTGTGTACCAAATGCTAGTACAGTTATTTTTATAGTAGTGTTCCATATCCCATATTGTCTCATTGAATTGAAATGTGGAAACTGATGTTAAGGTTATAACAATTCAGCTTGAGGAGAAATTATTTGACAAAAATAACCTAATTGTGTGCTCTATGCAGATTTGTGTCTGTGTGCCCTGGATAGATTCCATACCTACTCAGTTTTAGCACCATACACTTTTAAGAGAGGGTCTTAATTTTTAAAACCTTATTTTCTGGGAATTTTGCATtagttttcagtttttcattgTCATCTGCCCTTGATGTTAGTTTCCCTATTCCAGCAGTAGTGGTAAATCTTTGGGAATAGTTTAATAAGATTTCTCTCACTGGAGCTGCAAAGCTATTGTATAAGGCATTTGAGAGAAGTGGTAAGATCATAAACGTACTGTATTCAAGTCTACACTCAGGGTAATGTCGAACTAAGGTACACAAGTCCAGCTAAATggatagtgtagctggagtcaacatacatACATGAGATCCAGTTACCACAGTGTCCCTGTTGTGGGGAGATTGACACAAAGAACTTTCCCATCAAGGCCCCTTGCACTTACGGTTCTCGGCAGAGTATCAGCGGGTACAAGAGCCCAATTAGCGCTGAGTTTAGCTAAATCAACCCCCACAGGGGATCAATCTGAACAATGCCAATGTTCCCTTAAGCATAGATAAAGTCTGAGTAAACAGGGCTGTGTGGTGGTGCTTCTGCGAGGATGCAGAGTGAGGAAAGTTGCAAACTGAACCACAACTTCACACGAATTATCTGAGGGGATTCCACACGAGGTTATTGTTTGATGAGGTAATCAGGCATCAGAGCTACTGTCCTAAGAAAAGATTGATGAAAATCACAGATtccaaatagaaaaacttaattACTTCCTGCTCCAAAATCCTGTAAGTCTGAATCTCAGAGGCTGACTTTTCTCTGCATAGGAACCTGTGTTGTTACTTGAACAGGTTAATATTAACTCTTGGTACTAGGTTTCATGCCTAGAAACCAACCCCATGTTaccagtttcttttctttttcttttttaaataaccaaGTAATAAAATGTACTGGTTATtagagctggggcaggcagccagtccTGCTTTGCTGcgcccccccaaccctctccaGTTGGGCAGAAGCTAGCTTGCTGGGTATGCCAGTTAACCAAATGTGCTGGTTGTCCGAATGCTGgataaccaggcttttactgtaGCTGCTCTCACAGTCATCCCAAACTGACCAAGAACAATCCTAGGTTCTCAACAACCACACTTCTTTAGAACATAAAAATGGAACTCCGAACAGTTAGCTTCCAGAGGTTAGCCAAGTTTTTGTGTAATAATCTGAGAACTTTAGTGCTAGGTTATTACTGAGTGGCCATGTTGACCCTGCCCAGCACTAATTTGTGTTAGGCAGCACTCTGTGTCAGTGTCTTAGCTAATGGAGGATATGTAAACTTCCTGTAGGGATACTGCATTGTGTCAGAGGTATATTAAACTTCACAGAGAAAATCTCTCTCTGAAGCTTCATTCTAACTATTTTTGGTCTTGACAAAGTGCATGTTCTTAAAATGAATGCAGGAATGTTTCTTGTGACATTTAGAGATTGATATAAATTggattaaaataattataaatagATGAATCAGAGGTGCTGACAGGTGTTTGACAGCAGGCTAGTTCAAGGGTGAAAAGACGGAGCACCATCATGATGTTTGTGATCTATGCTTTGCAAATCTAACAACCTATTTACATAGAGCTTTAAAGGTCAAATGAAGCGCAAAATGCAGGCTTGTTTTTACACAGCTTTAGTCCAGCTGAAATGTTTCACTGATTCCATTTATTCCTTTGGAAGCTGTTTGTAAAACATACGCCTTTAGCATCTGCAACCCAAACACAGCCACATTGTACCAATACATAAGCACCTGCTGATAGAAGTCTAGAAACAAAAGTGAAATGAGCTTTTCATAGTTCATGGTACAAGCTGCAGGAAAAGCAAATTTTTAAGAATATGACAGGAATTACAGTATTTTAAACAGATTAATTGCCACCTCTTTTTATGCAAATGCTGGTCATGAAGGGAGAAGCAAAAGGATGATTTTGTTTCCAAGTCTTGAGCCCAAGGTTAATTGAGTCAAGCATTTGGGCTCAGtgtcctcatctcaaaaaaggaaaaaagcaaattGTCTAATCCATGAAAAACGCCGTTTATTTACCATTATGTTGCCCTTTTAATCTGCAGAATGCTGTACAAGTAGATATTATTAGTTACTGATGACTGACTCGTCAGTTAGAGCAGGGATCGTCAAcctgaggctctgggagctgcatgtggctctttaaggagtcatttgcagctctgagtgctgctgccGCTGATTCCTCTTGTAGCTTCAGAGGCTgccaccgcttaaacaaaaatctaaattcagcttcctgctgttgagccaactgaatttagttttgttgtttaagCGGCGGCAGCTGCAGCCGCTCAGCAGTCAGCTgcggcagggagcccagaagagAAGGCCAGCTAGGCAGGGAGTCACCCCACATGGGCAGAAGtctaagccagcaggagagctgggggagggcggcCGAGCccgcccctgccagagccacgcaacccactgaggaggaggaggaggagatggcagtgagcagtggggggaggcagtAGCCGCGGAACTGCACGCACTGAGGCGAGGTAAGCCTGCTGGCGGGGGGGCAGAAAGTTggagctcagaggggttaagcttgggagtgggggtgggaaattggggctcaggtgggttaagcctgggggtgggaggtgagttTGAGGGATCGGGGATAAAGCCGAGGCATTGGGTCCAGTTTGGAGGCTGAGGGGATgaatcctggagatgggggtaatttaactttaactggtacaaatcagtgtgcgtgctgttcttaaaataggggtgataagcAGCACAGCtggacgttatttattaaggactgtctcatatacacatgcattgtggctcttgaaggattgatttcataactgaatttggaaaaaaatagctcTTGATATTTCAGTTTCAGCCTCCTGTCTTAGAGCAATTCACTCTTTGCAAAAATATAGTTTGTCCTTTTTTGAGCTTTCATTTTAGTCATGGATATTTGTTTCTTTATATCCCACCATTTCCTTGTGTTCAGATGCAACTTTAATAGAAATACGTGGCTAATAAATTGATACATTTGAAGCCCAGAGCACAGGACAGACTACAGTGAGCaatggaagagggaaaaaaacccactggcATAAGAAAACAGTTAACTCTGAGGACAGAGCAGGAGTCACATTTTGCCTAGCAACCAGGTTCCTGAAATACCCAGCCCCAGGGACTTGTAAGGAAAACTGTTGCACTTCCAAGGAAAGAGAGCTGTTAAAAAGCTGCATTGTTTGAGTGTCATTCTTTACTGCTTCTTCACTGTGAAGGAGGAAACATAGTGAATGCTGTGCAGGAAAGAACTGCGTCTGGAAAGCTGAGGCTTATAATGGCACTGCTCATTGATGAGTATTTCCTAGAGGGTGTAATGGTCTTTATAAACTTCCCACCAGGAGTTTGGGCCAACTGCTGTCATGAGAAGCAGCAAAAATTGTAGCCCTAATTAAATTAAACATGATTTTACACTGCATGGCTATATTAATACTAGTTTTATCAGAATTAAATCGTTTGTTCAGCAAGGCATGTGAATTATGGTAATTTGTCTTAGTCGCTCTTGTTTTACAACATGAGCTGTGGGGAATTAGCATAAAAGATTGAAAGAGAAAACTTGTCCATTGCCCATATCACTAGCATTTTTTTGCTCCATGCAATCTAGTTCACAGATGCTGCTTTGTGTCTGTGGCATTGCTCTTCTGTAATTGCACAACTGAGTCCAATGGGCAAGATGGAAATTTGTGCTTTTGGCTGTTGCCATCCATGTGCAGGCTTGTATTAACACTTTACTTTGAATGCTGTAAAAATTAGCTgtcccttttaatttttttcatgccTTGGATGATGTCATGTTTTTCTTTCTCACCCACGAGCAGTTGTGTAGGGATAATGCCCTTCCCCTTGAAGGGGAGGAGTTACTGAGTAATTACATGATTCATGGTTTCAGGTAGTGAGCCCTTCCTTCAAATAGttggtttgttttgctggagtcCCATCAGAACAAGAGCTTGGTTTTTAATAGAGCCATTGTAGGCATGTTAAGTCTGCTGTGTGGAAGCCATGCACTGGGAGCAGTTATTGCGGGTCAGAAAAGCCAAGGTAGGCTAGAACAGAGTCAGCATATTCTTGTACTGTACTTGTGGGTTGGAGGGCCGGGAGTGCAAAATCTAAAGAGATTTGCAACTCAAACAGTTCCGTATATTCCACTTTATTAGGAAGCTAAATGTGACACTCTCCTTAGTTTTCTTTTTACATTTCGTTGCAATGTAGATTGGTATGTCTGCTTTATGAGTTAACTTGTATTGCGTACTCCAGTGTCTGCTTTCATATATACGTCATCTCTTTAAATCGCTGGGATGTGATCACTGATGTTTAAATCAATATGCTTGTTCAAAGATGTTAAAGTAAACCCACCTGTAGAAGTTGAAAGTCCTGTAGTCTGTCCTTTAACAATCATCATGtttgcatgtacacacacagtgTACAGTTGGTAGGTAATTTCAAGGATACCACgtcaaattttcaaaagtcacAATTTAAGAAAATAGCctaatttttaaagtaatttaggCACCAAAGAGCAAAACTTTGCCTCCTAAATacatgtcacttttgaaaatgagtgtAGCCCTCATATAGCTccaacacttctgaaaatgttatcCTACATTAAAACCAGCTTGtatcccccttcttcccccaaagaGTTGTAACAGTGCATCAATTAGTTGTTGGTTTCTTTTGACTGACAACTTTTAAGTCAATTTCCTTTTCTTCGAAGGTGGCAGGTTTTGAACAGACTAGTGGTTGGTGCTGTACACTTAGAGATGTATTGTGTCCCTTTACAAGGGCATACAAACTGTAAGAATGTTGAAAGGCATCAGATGATAAGTAAGACTGAGGCAGGAAAAGAGAACATGGATTGTTAATATTGGAGATTCAAAGAGAATATGTTGGAGTGCTGGTTCTTTTTATTTAGAAGATTATTGTTAATGTGTGTCTGTAAGTGCTGTTGGTACTGAGAGGAAATACTTCAGAAATTAcctgttcatttttttttgctATTGGCATCTTGGATAGTTGCCAAGAGTGCATTGCTCAGATCTCAAATCTTCTGCTCCTGTTCATTTTTCAGCTTGCTGCTTTTGGATCAATGCTGAGCATACAATAAAGTGAGCCTGAGtctcagtaaaataaaaatatctagTAATGAAGTTGGAGGTCAGAGAGAAAAAATACGATGCTTCAATTCAGAGACACTGGTCCTTTCCTGTTCTGAATGAAAACAGGGCTTTTCATTTCTTCTGTCCCATAATTTTTTAATACTGTTTATTTACTGCAAGTTGATTCCAAgtaaaactgaatatttttgaaatgctGGTACTGCAGAGAAGGGAGGCTGCCTGCTCACATTAGGACTGAATTTGAGCCCTTTGTTAAGATCATACCACATTACACAGGGCTGAGAAAGTGAATGTATATGTGTGCATATTTTCAATGGCCCACCTTAACCGTTCTTATTTCTTGTTCTCTGAATTGCAGTGTTGTCCTTCACGTTTATTGCAGCAATCAAAGTTGTGCCAGGAATTGCTTCAGTTCGTTATAATGTATTTGAAATTAATGGCTTTTGGCCCTCCATTGTTATCCTTTCCATTATATTTCTACCCCTGCAATATACCCTACATCCTATATCTGCTTCTACTgctacctcctcctcccacatctCATCCCACCCAAAAGCCCTCCTTAAGcagttttgtttgcttgtttctttgtttgttttaaggctTCATCATTTTTAGCACTGTTGATTGTGGTAGCTTTTGAGCGTTATCATTTTAGATGCCCATGAGCTACCTAAGTCTCACAAATGCTTTTCTCTTTGCATTGTAGCATGGGAATTAAAGAGAAATGGAAAAATTGACATTATGAGTTGCAAGATGGAAATAACTCACTTTAAAACTAAAAGTGGGGAGTAATTTTATGTATTCTAGAGTTCTGTATAGTATCAAGGACACTCTAAGCAAAGATTTTAGTTTTAAAGAACTTGGAATGCAGATTATGAGATTGACTGTTACTGCTCAGCAAAGTGAATAGCTTTTGAATTAGGACTGCCAGTGGATTTTAACCTTCATATTCTTTCCCCTTTTGTCCAGATCGAGCGGTCAGAAGTAAGCAGCCTAGCACAAACCCCTAGCGCAGTGGCCTCAAGCACTGATGGCAGCATCAATGCAGATGCTGTTGATGGGACCCCAGATCCTCAGCGGACAAAAGTGGCCATCACACACCTACAGCAGAAGATACTGaagttgacagagcagatcaaaattgAGCAAACAGCCCGGGATGACAATGTGGCAGAATACCTGAAATTAGCCAACAATGCTGACAAGCAGCAGAGCGCCCGCATCAAGCAAGTGTTTGAGAAGAAAAATCAGAAATCGGCCCAGACTAttttgcagctgcagaagaagttGGAGCACTACCACCGGAAGCTTCGTGAAGTTGAACAAAATGGCATCCCTCGGCAGCCAAAGGATGTCTTCAGGGATATGCACCAGGGCTTGAAGGATGTGGGAGCAAAGGTCACCGGCTTTAGTGAAGGAGTTGTAGACAGTGTTAAAGGTGGACTATCCAGCTTCTCCCAAGCCACACATTCAGCAGCAGGGGCTGTAGTCTCCAAACCCCGGGAGATTGCCTCCCTGATAAGGAACAAATTTGGGAGTGCGGACAATATTGCTAATCTTAAGGACTCATTGGAAGAAGGCCAGGACGACGGGAAGACTCTAGGTGTTATTCATAACTTTCAGTCAAGCCCAAAATATGGCAGTGAGGAGGACTGTTCGAGTGCTACATCTGGGTCAGTGGGAGCTAATAGCACCACAGGGGGTCCAGTGGGAGCT
Encoded here:
- the TMCC1 gene encoding transmembrane and coiled-coil domains protein 1 isoform X6, whose product is MEIERSEVSSLAQTPSAVASSTDGSINADAVDGTPDPQRTKVAITHLQQKILKLTEQIKIEQTARDDNVAEYLKLANNADKQQSARIKQVFEKKNQKSAQTILQLQKKLEHYHRKLREVEQNGIPRQPKDVFRDMHQGLKDVGAKVTGFSEGVVDSVKGGLSSFSQATHSAAGAVVSKPREIASLIRNKFGSADNIANLKDSLEEGQDDGKTLGVIHNFQSSPKYGSEEDCSSATSGSVGANSTTGGPVGASSSKTNTLDMQSSGFDAILHEIQEIRETQARLEESFENLKAHYQRDYSFIMQALQEERYRCERLEEQLNDLTELHQNEILNLKQELASMEEKIAYQSYERARDIQEALEACQTRISKMELQQQQQQVVQLEGLENATARNLLGKFINILLAVMAVLLVFVSTVANCVVPLMKTRNRTFSTLFVVVFLAFMWKHWDAIAGYLERFFLPPR
- the TMCC1 gene encoding transmembrane and coiled-coil domains protein 1 isoform X5; its protein translation is MEVILNLIERSEVSSLAQTPSAVASSTDGSINADAVDGTPDPQRTKVAITHLQQKILKLTEQIKIEQTARDDNVAEYLKLANNADKQQSARIKQVFEKKNQKSAQTILQLQKKLEHYHRKLREVEQNGIPRQPKDVFRDMHQGLKDVGAKVTGFSEGVVDSVKGGLSSFSQATHSAAGAVVSKPREIASLIRNKFGSADNIANLKDSLEEGQDDGKTLGVIHNFQSSPKYGSEEDCSSATSGSVGANSTTGGPVGASSSKTNTLDMQSSGFDAILHEIQEIRETQARLEESFENLKAHYQRDYSFIMQALQEERYRCERLEEQLNDLTELHQNEILNLKQELASMEEKIAYQSYERARDIQEALEACQTRISKMELQQQQQQVVQLEGLENATARNLLGKFINILLAVMAVLLVFVSTVANCVVPLMKTRNRTFSTLFVVVFLAFMWKHWDAIAGYLERFFLPPR
- the TMCC1 gene encoding transmembrane and coiled-coil domains protein 1 isoform X3, with the translated sequence MFMWCCCTCMCCDRHFCEPVKIERSEVSSLAQTPSAVASSTDGSINADAVDGTPDPQRTKVAITHLQQKILKLTEQIKIEQTARDDNVAEYLKLANNADKQQSARIKQVFEKKNQKSAQTILQLQKKLEHYHRKLREVEQNGIPRQPKDVFRDMHQGLKDVGAKVTGFSEGVVDSVKGGLSSFSQATHSAAGAVVSKPREIASLIRNKFGSADNIANLKDSLEEGQDDGKTLGVIHNFQSSPKYGSEEDCSSATSGSVGANSTTGGPVGASSSKTNTLDMQSSGFDAILHEIQEIRETQARLEESFENLKAHYQRDYSFIMQALQEERYRCERLEEQLNDLTELHQNEILNLKQELASMEEKIAYQSYERARDIQEALEACQTRISKMELQQQQQQVVQLEGLENATARNLLGKFINILLAVMAVLLVFVSTVANCVVPLMKTRNRTFSTLFVVVFLAFMWKHWDAIAGYLERFFLPPR
- the TMCC1 gene encoding transmembrane and coiled-coil domains protein 1 isoform X4; translation: METSQTSLETIERSEVSSLAQTPSAVASSTDGSINADAVDGTPDPQRTKVAITHLQQKILKLTEQIKIEQTARDDNVAEYLKLANNADKQQSARIKQVFEKKNQKSAQTILQLQKKLEHYHRKLREVEQNGIPRQPKDVFRDMHQGLKDVGAKVTGFSEGVVDSVKGGLSSFSQATHSAAGAVVSKPREIASLIRNKFGSADNIANLKDSLEEGQDDGKTLGVIHNFQSSPKYGSEEDCSSATSGSVGANSTTGGPVGASSSKTNTLDMQSSGFDAILHEIQEIRETQARLEESFENLKAHYQRDYSFIMQALQEERYRCERLEEQLNDLTELHQNEILNLKQELASMEEKIAYQSYERARDIQEALEACQTRISKMELQQQQQQVVQLEGLENATARNLLGKFINILLAVMAVLLVFVSTVANCVVPLMKTRNRTFSTLFVVVFLAFMWKHWDAIAGYLERFFLPPR